One region of Ictalurus punctatus breed USDA103 chromosome 6, Coco_2.0, whole genome shotgun sequence genomic DNA includes:
- the spegnb gene encoding SPEG neighbor protein, whose amino-acid sequence MSKVKAAPPPGCTININDPQVQEAAIRIQASYRGHRSRKELREKGPPKFLQELKDVLLLEGSAAKLECQVSAFPDPFIIWSKDGKELKDGPKYRYVFEDPDVVALVVRDGELADLGRYTVTIKNPFGQTSGSACIIVEVPAKVTKGPDSVKGRRGTTVVLKAEISGEPPPDVGWLKDGDDIEEDDRVFFDVGDTNTILTIKSVRPSDSGKYEVFVENNLGTDQSFARVDIL is encoded by the exons ATGTCCAAAGTCAAGGCTGCACCCCCACCGGGGTGCACAATCAACATCAACGACCCTCAGGTACAAGAGGCAGCTATCCGCATCCAGGCTTCATATCGGGGCCATCG GTCGAGGAAAGAGCTACGTGAGAAAGGGCCACCAAAGTTTCTGCAGGAGCTAAAAGATGTGCTCTTGTTGGAAGGAAGTGCGGCAAAGTTGGAGTGCCAAGTCAGCGCTTTCCCTGACCCCTTTATCATCTGGTCAAAAGATGGAAAAGAGCTTAAAGATGGACCCAAGTATCGCTATGTGTTTGAGGACCCTGATGTTGTGGCACTAGTGGTGCGTGATGGAGAGTTAGCAGATCTGGGAAGATACACTGTTACTATTAAAAACCCCTTTGGTCAGACATCTGGCTCTGCCTGTATCATAGTGGAGG TCCCAGCTAAGGTGACCAAGGGACCAGACAGTGTGAAAGGCAGGAGAGGGACCACAGTGGTGCTGAAGGCAGAGATCAGTGGGGAACCACCCCCTGACGTTGGCTGGCTCAAGGATGGAGATGACATAGAGGAAGATGACAG AGTATTTTTCGATGTAGGTGACACCAACACCATTCTCACTATCAAAAGTGTACGGCCATCGGATTCTGGAAAGTATGAGGTGTTTGTGGAGAACAACTTGGGAACGGATCAGTCCTTTGCTCGAGTCGACATCCTGTGA